One segment of Oscillospiraceae bacterium MB08-C2-2 DNA contains the following:
- a CDS encoding ATP-binding protein, protein MLAAFFFYVLEAVILYFPRFYWYEPDYRWYLVASSYLVFFSVNLLIFRSINAIVGKYEEQERGSILAQQNKLWEEQITEQTNAVNAARRDRHDLRHHYDTLLEMLSGGKTQEAVAYLNAQTRRTESAALSDICQHPAANAILSRWAARAKENGIKSQIDAGIPADLPIDEVALAGILANSFENAVEGCLRCPEVAEKFITVNIAYSVYNGAGKLHIVFENTCAHNIVFDGDFPKSQKPGGGTGTKSITYTAERYNGMVEFTAQDGVFRTRILLHL, encoded by the coding sequence ATGCTGGCGGCCTTTTTCTTCTATGTTTTGGAAGCCGTTATCCTATATTTTCCGCGTTTCTATTGGTATGAGCCGGACTACCGCTGGTATCTGGTTGCAAGCTCCTATCTGGTTTTTTTCAGCGTCAACCTGCTGATATTCCGGTCAATCAATGCAATTGTGGGGAAATATGAGGAGCAGGAGCGTGGAAGCATCCTTGCGCAGCAAAATAAGCTGTGGGAAGAACAGATAACAGAGCAAACAAATGCTGTCAATGCTGCCCGCCGCGACCGCCATGATCTTCGCCATCACTACGACACGCTTTTAGAAATGCTTTCGGGCGGGAAAACACAGGAAGCGGTTGCCTATTTAAACGCACAGACCCGGAGAACGGAAAGTGCGGCTCTGTCGGACATCTGCCAGCACCCTGCCGCAAACGCTATCCTGTCAAGATGGGCGGCGCGGGCAAAGGAGAACGGCATCAAGTCCCAAATTGATGCGGGCATTCCCGCAGATCTCCCGATTGACGAGGTTGCACTGGCCGGTATTCTTGCCAATTCCTTTGAAAATGCCGTAGAAGGCTGCCTGCGCTGCCCTGAGGTCGCGGAGAAATTTATTACCGTGAACATTGCTTATTCTGTCTATAACGGAGCTGGAAAGCTTCACATTGTCTTCGAAAATACATGTGCGCATAACATCGTCTTTGATGGTGACTTTCCAAAATCCCAGAAGCCCGGGGGTGGCACGGGAACAAAGAGCATCACTTATACCGCCGAGCGCTATAACGGTATGGTGGAATTTACCGCGCAAGACGGTGTGTTCAGGACACGGATCCTGCTTCATTTATAG